Proteins encoded within one genomic window of Candidatus Scalindua japonica:
- the secA gene encoding preprotein translocase subunit SecA, protein MSIFTKIFGTASDRVLKTLKPIVEHINSLESGLQALTDAELRQKTDTFRERLAAGETLDDILPEAFAVAREASRRVLLVPNADSPDKTMRHFDVQLIGGIVLHRGNIAEMTTGEGKTLVATLPAYLNAIAGKGVHVVTVNDYLANRDMNWMLPMYEFLGLSAGAIQSNQSYDDKKAAYKADITYGTNNEFGFDYLRDNMRVHLEEQVQGALNYAIVDEVDSILIDEARTPLIISGPSDESTEKYFTADKIARKLKPGKHYEVKEKEKGVNLTDEGIGIVEKELGVDSIYSDIHMDWPHYIEQSLRAHSLFIKDTDYVVQGKDVIIVDEFTGRLMEGRMWSDGLHQAIQAKEQLKIKEESQTLATITLQNFYRLYTKLSGMTGTAYTEAAEFASIYGLGVDVIPTNKPLQRQHYPDRIYGTGKEKENAIIEEIAEVHEKGQPILVGTISIEKSEMFSNALRRRGIEHEVLNAKNHEREAAIIAKAGHKGNVTIATNMAGRGTDIVLGNGVKELGGLHVIGTERHEARRIDNQLRGRTGRQGDPGSSRFYVSLEDDLMRIFAPERVGNILKKFGMTDGMAIEHSMVSKSIERAQKKVEQHNFEIRKNLLEYDEVMDEQRKTIYTWRQRVLAQEDLREDLLKMIEESIVETVDHYIDPKSHSDEWDLDGLHKWYKQKFGIKFDLKAQNVETKENVEDLLLDTASDAYDAKEKEIGAEELRKIEQILLLEKVDTKWKDHLYAMDHLKSGIGLRGYAQVDPKIEYKREALIMFESMMASIREEVTDLIFKLRVRPEIIDSKDVWNPDNFVYQDSLNTMPEMPAPRRERDEAMITNSGQTKQRPEPIRATAKVGRNQPCPCGSGKKYKACCGQN, encoded by the coding sequence ATGAGTATATTTACAAAGATTTTTGGTACTGCAAGCGATCGGGTTTTAAAAACCCTGAAGCCGATAGTAGAACATATAAATTCACTTGAAAGCGGCCTACAGGCGTTAACTGATGCAGAACTCAGGCAAAAGACTGACACATTCAGGGAAAGGCTTGCTGCCGGAGAGACGCTCGATGATATTTTGCCGGAGGCTTTTGCCGTTGCCAGAGAGGCCAGCAGAAGGGTGTTATTAGTACCCAATGCAGACAGCCCGGACAAGACCATGAGGCATTTTGATGTTCAGCTGATTGGAGGGATTGTATTACACAGGGGAAACATTGCGGAGATGACAACAGGTGAAGGTAAAACACTTGTAGCAACATTGCCGGCATATCTTAATGCTATTGCGGGTAAAGGCGTTCACGTTGTTACCGTAAACGATTATCTTGCCAATAGAGATATGAACTGGATGTTGCCCATGTATGAATTTCTGGGCCTTTCTGCAGGCGCGATACAGAGTAATCAGAGCTATGACGATAAGAAAGCCGCTTATAAAGCGGATATCACTTATGGTACCAATAATGAGTTTGGTTTTGATTACCTGAGAGACAATATGAGAGTGCACCTTGAAGAACAGGTACAGGGAGCATTAAACTATGCCATTGTTGATGAAGTTGACAGTATCCTGATCGACGAGGCCAGGACACCTCTCATAATTTCAGGTCCATCTGACGAATCAACGGAAAAATACTTTACTGCTGACAAGATCGCCAGAAAGTTGAAACCGGGTAAACATTACGAAGTAAAAGAGAAGGAAAAAGGTGTTAATTTAACTGATGAAGGAATTGGTATTGTAGAAAAAGAGCTTGGCGTTGACAGTATATATTCTGACATTCACATGGACTGGCCCCACTATATCGAACAGAGCTTACGTGCCCACTCACTGTTTATAAAAGACACAGACTACGTTGTTCAGGGAAAAGATGTTATCATCGTAGACGAATTTACGGGAAGATTGATGGAAGGCAGGATGTGGAGTGACGGACTTCACCAGGCCATACAGGCAAAAGAACAGCTAAAGATAAAAGAAGAGAGTCAGACACTTGCCACAATTACGCTTCAGAATTTTTACCGTCTCTATACTAAACTTTCAGGGATGACTGGTACGGCCTATACAGAAGCGGCTGAATTTGCCAGTATATACGGATTGGGAGTAGATGTTATACCGACAAACAAACCTTTACAACGCCAACACTATCCGGACAGAATCTATGGAACGGGAAAAGAAAAAGAAAATGCTATAATTGAAGAGATAGCTGAAGTGCATGAAAAGGGCCAACCAATCCTGGTCGGGACTATTTCAATAGAAAAGTCTGAAATGTTCAGCAATGCGCTAAGACGGCGTGGTATAGAACATGAAGTCCTCAATGCAAAAAACCATGAACGAGAGGCCGCAATAATTGCAAAGGCCGGACACAAGGGAAATGTCACAATTGCGACAAATATGGCCGGAAGAGGTACGGACATTGTACTGGGCAATGGAGTTAAAGAGTTAGGGGGTCTTCATGTAATAGGAACGGAAAGACATGAGGCGCGGCGTATTGATAACCAGTTACGAGGTCGTACAGGACGTCAGGGAGATCCGGGTTCATCACGGTTTTATGTTTCACTCGAAGATGACTTAATGCGTATCTTCGCACCGGAGAGGGTTGGCAACATATTAAAGAAATTTGGCATGACAGATGGCATGGCGATAGAGCACTCCATGGTATCCAAATCAATCGAAAGGGCGCAAAAAAAGGTTGAACAACATAATTTCGAAATACGTAAAAATCTTCTTGAGTATGATGAGGTGATGGACGAACAGAGAAAAACCATTTATACATGGAGGCAGAGGGTCCTTGCTCAGGAAGACCTCAGGGAAGACCTGCTTAAAATGATTGAAGAGAGCATTGTAGAGACAGTAGACCATTATATCGATCCGAAATCACACAGTGACGAATGGGATTTAGATGGTCTGCATAAATGGTATAAACAGAAATTCGGTATAAAATTTGACTTAAAGGCGCAAAATGTAGAAACAAAGGAAAATGTTGAAGACCTGTTACTTGATACTGCAAGTGATGCTTATGACGCGAAAGAGAAGGAGATTGGAGCAGAGGAACTGAGAAAAATTGAGCAAATTCTTTTGCTTGAAAAAGTTGACACCAAATGGAAAGATCATCTCTATGCAATGGATCACCTGAAATCAGGTATTGGGCTGAGAGGCTACGCCCAGGTTGACCCAAAGATAGAATACAAGCGTGAAGCGCTGATAATGTTTGAAAGCATGATGGCATCTATCAGGGAAGAAGTTACAGATCTGATTTTTAAATTACGAGTCAGGCCCGAAATAATAGATAGTAAAGATGTGTGGAACCCTGACAACTTTGTCTATCAGGACTCTCTCAATACCATGCCTGAGATGCCAGCTCCAAGAAGGGAAAGAGATGAGGCAATGATAACCAATAGTGGTCAGACCAAACAGAGACCGGAACCCATTCGTGCCACTGCTAAAGTCGGCAGGAACCAGCCTTGTCCTTGTGGAAGCGGGAAAAAGTATAAAGCATGCTGTGGCCAAAACTAA
- a CDS encoding 3-deoxy-D-manno-octulosonic acid transferase, producing the protein MVTSKRYRTGLNQRFGITTDRTGNKPGIWVHGASVGEVITAKSIVKRIDEEFPECEIFISATTNTGFSVAEKTFSDKNVFFLPADLSWITKKVILKKKPNFILLVELEIWPNFLISAYKKKIPVIIVNGRISDRSLKAYRALSYISKDFRKSLTNEMNTFCARTELDAQRFRDLGIADKQIFVTGTMKYDNIPTRIDEGVSKELKGLFHINDDDLVLVGGSTHDGEEEVLVRIYAKLNETYPNLKLILVPRHIERARDVARLIEKMGFVSVRKTEAERSHYEWQKTKKTIILIDTVGDLGKIYSLSNYVFVGKSLIPSGGQNMMEPAGLGKPVVFGPHTFNFKEETELLLKNDAAKVAKTEVELFETIETFIRDPETAKEMGLKAQKIINEKRGATNRNIEIIRNIIMN; encoded by the coding sequence ATGGTAACAAGTAAACGCTATCGTACCGGATTGAATCAAAGATTTGGAATAACAACAGACAGGACAGGCAATAAACCGGGTATCTGGGTACATGGCGCGTCTGTAGGTGAAGTCATTACAGCGAAAAGCATTGTAAAGAGGATTGATGAAGAGTTCCCTGAATGCGAGATTTTTATATCCGCGACAACAAATACCGGTTTCTCGGTAGCAGAAAAAACCTTTTCTGATAAAAACGTTTTCTTTTTACCTGCCGACCTGAGCTGGATAACAAAAAAAGTGATTTTGAAGAAAAAACCGAATTTTATTCTTCTCGTCGAACTTGAAATATGGCCGAATTTTTTAATATCGGCTTATAAGAAAAAAATACCCGTTATCATAGTTAACGGACGAATATCCGATAGATCTCTTAAGGCATACCGAGCTCTCAGTTACATTTCGAAGGATTTTCGTAAAAGCCTGACTAATGAAATGAATACTTTTTGTGCAAGGACTGAGCTTGACGCACAGCGTTTTCGTGATTTAGGTATAGCCGATAAACAAATTTTTGTTACCGGCACAATGAAATATGACAATATACCAACCCGTATTGATGAAGGCGTCAGTAAGGAGCTGAAAGGACTATTTCATATAAACGATGATGATTTAGTGCTTGTAGGTGGAAGTACGCATGATGGTGAAGAAGAGGTCTTAGTCAGAATCTATGCAAAGTTGAATGAAACCTATCCGAATTTAAAATTAATTCTGGTACCAAGACATATTGAAAGAGCCAGAGACGTTGCCAGGCTGATAGAAAAAATGGGGTTTGTGTCTGTACGAAAAACAGAGGCAGAACGCTCTCATTACGAATGGCAGAAGACAAAGAAAACAATCATATTAATTGATACTGTCGGTGATTTAGGAAAGATTTATTCTCTGTCAAATTACGTTTTTGTTGGGAAGAGCCTTATTCCATCCGGAGGTCAAAATATGATGGAACCGGCTGGGCTGGGAAAACCGGTTGTCTTTGGTCCGCATACTTTTAACTTTAAAGAAGAAACCGAACTTCTTCTCAAAAACGATGCGGCCAAAGTCGCCAAAACAGAAGTCGAACTTTTTGAAACAATTGAAACTTTTATCAGGGATCCTGAAACTGCAAAGGAGATGGGGCTAAAAGCACAAAAGATAATTAATGAAAAAAGAGGTGCGACAAATAGAAATATAGAAATAATAAGAAATATTATAATGAATTAA